Proteins encoded within one genomic window of Episyrphus balteatus chromosome 1, idEpiBalt1.1, whole genome shotgun sequence:
- the LOC129913418 gene encoding homeobox protein 5: MSKLSFRARALDPAKPMPIFLAEELPDLPEYSAINRAVPQMPSGMEKEEESEHHLQRAICTGLIIPTPEVFTCDQDFYDRSYPPNYKMPRQMIHMQPLGLEQDIPDYDMDSADEMWVNQQSRRLELTPLKFEQMMDRLEKSSGQTVVTLNEAKALLKQDDEVSIAVYDYWLNKRLKTQHPLILSVKTENRPGTSANNPYLAFRRRTEKMQTRKNRKNDETSYEKMLKLRRDLCRATTVLEMVKRREKTKREQLHLSIEIFEKRVQLRDFSGSLMSELSSTIKNSRPAFAPLYTNQYSHNPSASSTNPVGGLLPSNTASTSGGHSYTSTSQYLNTASLAVEPVGVSSSGSRKEKRQYKKRKHKIPREKQYSLVQSSSPAPIESTIETEEEDLTNNPLGSEGEDEGQFAFRRNKNCNYHRPLDTYGNWPWESKNDNGFGDKKYRYTLTSIRHPRPRCIGFARRRLGRGGRVILDRASTSMDDIWSKLDYTIMESSSLQNPAACLNANPVVVAAAAAANQQQQTQNSSRTCPTTENNVNVNVDSIDYDDDDDENISRDSLYVTAFVKPVPIKRPKRKWDYNSFHPKHRTSNNNNNSENNNSISNITNSLLNEDAIKREKLNDAEDSFKFSTTSSYAAANVDQQQQQHQQQQPTTSSIYSEVVSDIVKKAQVLPTDRKFNPNDISSSSSFKFSCNSLNEQTYNSINRTTSNVNNYINNNNNNNNDGKPNVISSADVQIKQEIIDSADLNILDDENVNLARLSSYINANRNNAANQALTDALIKAEPDDEMSGVTINNNQLPKSQFTEAKDVLRHSSLKDCFAMNDRQFPFLLDYTSAPPPSSKRMELCNEILSEIRRDWLHFRPKTPTEELDDFNEPIAPAAATTVEGGGEAPATKPAVGFSAMTPISIEMQRLSRCASPPSAMFQENNGNSTSAGLWESASDDALFVTNPFTYTDLEPDSQLLPSVFAANYLSKSANENNLDSDGPNVGIDLNLSGDSLADMNFSLGEDDNEKMLDNILQECQIDDLKTLNQTTTFWNGILDDGGAGLLDCIEEKKLPSDVTNKLGEAGGDGAGTDIALEDDKDGVKAAINKFNNSNFGSSTFSTINGLKDEIFFKKEEIKEKLPEVNKIEPPDEILASPPPPPVPSSSSTTAAALSIAQPPAHQQIQIMQQQGLLPTSEFTGNTSLGHSSGQRTALRVVQHHQQQQQQQQQHLLQQNLQLQQKNLVTPAVTQGAMVSRPHVLTSMAATTNHTTIFATQQDSNANGGGSGSNMPQKIYLKQSNCNVGGVVNTNQVPNNVNQQQNAVILANVKLDNEITCDNLGNTIISSNGPNHSGGSGLVDAGGGGSSSGNGNMIMTDNMMSHQTPMIVTTSKPQQQQQQQQQQQQTQQIVWRHVGQGGSGILSTDATANKIVWTSRPAGQKKQLNGPEVLDKLLLSRKLSQRKVQIAHQQQQQQQQQQSQQQQYQVIKTEDDTNSTTMVDVNNQTTQKTLPTGKVIKMSSYPVVVSELSVQQQQNSAAVAANHNYSLQPSSQPITMISQHSNTGGVAGPSANKLILSTSGPSGNVTSTSNFTIATSSGGDMQNKIHYKEISNTNLKLNFVSTSSIQQGNIVVDSKNTISAQQLNNQQLKTAQQQQQQQQQQQQQQQIQLQKMKRDRIVNIIGGETPDNKRVFYTSLLNLKSLQKNNSGQMQMQISPGMTTVLGKQQLQRIANNPALFANMRVPISNQVVNTQTGASVSVAGTTTAMYTTSASPKTSSNEISVKINNNSNDMATTSSNMNAGSSATGSNTTNNNNNNNNNNSLSAGINLNTTNR, from the exons GAACACCATCTACAAAGGGCGATATGTACTGGTTTGATTATTCCCACGCCCGAGGTGTTTACATGTGATCAGGATTTCTATGACAGAAGCTATCCTCCCAACTATAAAATGCCACGCCAGATGATTCATATGCAAC cacTTGGTCTGGAACAGGATATTCCCGACTATGATATGGACAGTGCAGATGAAATGTGGGTAAATCAACAAAGTCGGCGATTAGAATTAACTCCATTAAAATTCGAACAAATGATGGATCGCTTAGAGAAGAGTTCCGGCCAAACTGTGGTAACGCTTAATGAAGCTAAAGCACTGCTCAAGCAGGACGATGAAGTTAGCATAGCAGTTTACGATTACTGGTTGAATAAGCGTTTAAAAACT CAACATCCGTTGATTTTGTCTGTGAAAACAGAAAATCGACCTGGTACTTCGGCAAACAATCCGTACTTAGCATTTCGTCGACGCACTGAAAAGATGCAAACACGAAAGAATCGTAAAAATGATGAGACATCTTATGAAAAGATGTTGAAGTTGAG GCGGGACTTGTGTCGAGCGACGACTGTACTTGAAATGGTGAAGCGACGTGAAAAAACGAAACGAGAACAATTGCATTTATCTATTGAGATCTTTGAGAAGCGGGTTCAGCTGCGTGACTTTAGTGGAAGCCTAATGTCAGAGCTTAGTTCGACTATCAAAAATTCAAg GCCAGCATTTGCACCATTATATACAAATCAATACTCACATAATCCATCAGCGTCGTCTACGAATCCAGTTGGAGGTCTTTTGCCGTCGAATACAGCATCGACCAGTGGCGGTCATAGTTATACTTCGACGTCACAGTACCTGAATACTGCGAGTCTAGCAGTTG aacCAGTCGGTGTTAGCAGTAGTGGTAGTCGTAAAGAAAAAAGACAATATAAAAAACGTAAACACAAAATACCACGTGAAAAGCAGTATTCCTTAGTTCAAAGCTCATCACCTGCGCCAATAGAATCGACGATCGAAACAGAAGAAGAGGATCTCACAAATAACCCATTGGGTTCAGAAGGCGAAGATGAAGGACAATTTGCATTTAGACGAAATAAGAACTGCAATTACCACcgg CCCCTTGATACTTATGGAAATTGGCCATGGGAATCGAAGAATGATAATGGCTTTGGCGATAAGAAGTATAGATATACCCTAACATCCATAAGGCATCCTAG ACCACGTTGTATAGGATTTGCACGACGTCGATTGGGAAGAGGTGGACGTGTTATTTTAGATCGAGCCTCAACAAGTATGGATGATATTTGGTCTAAACTCGATTATACCATAATGGAAAGTAGCAGCTTACAAAATCCCGCCGCATGTCTAAACGCAAATCCAGTCGTCGTCGCCGCCGCCGCTGCCGccaatcaacaacaacaaactcaGAACTCTTCAAGAACCTGCCCAACAACTGAAAACAACGTCAATGTCAATGTCGATTCCATCGACtacgatgatgacgacgatgaaAATATTTCTCGGGATTCACTATATGTGACAGCATTTGTGAAACCGGTGCCAATAAAACGTCCCAAACGCAAATGGGATTACAACAGTTTTCATCCCAAACACAGAACatcaaacaataataataacagTGAAAACAACAATAGTATTAGCAACATAACTAATAGTCTCCTTAATGAAGATGCTATCAAGCGTGAGAAGCTCAATGACGCCGAAGACTCTTTCAAGTTTTCAACAACGTCATCGTATGCAGCAGCTAACGTTGatcagcagcaacagcagcatcAGCAACAGCAACCAACCACCTCGTCCATATACTCAGAGGTTGTAAGCGACATAGTTAAAAAAGCACAGGTGCTGCCAACTGATCGCAAATTTAATCCTAACGACAtaagtagtagtagtagttttaaatttagttgTAATAGTTTAAACGAACAAACTTACAATAGCATTAACAGAACTACATCCAATGTAAACAATTacattaataacaataataacaacaacaatgatGGAAAGCCCAATGTGATAAGCAGTGCTGATGTCCAAATCAAGCAAGAAATAATCGACTCGGCCGATCTAAATATTCTCGATGATGAGAATGTTAATTTGGCCCGATTGAGTAGCTACATAAATGCCAATCGAAATAATGCAGCGAATCAGGCTCTAACCGATGCCTTGATCAAGGCCGAACCGGATGACGAAATGAGTGGTGTGACAATTAATAACAATCAATTGCCCAAGAGTCAGTTTACGGAAGCTAAAGACGTTCTGCGGCATAGTAGTTTGAAGGATTGCTTTGCCATGAATGATCGACAATTTCCGTTTCTTTTGGACTATACGAGTGCACCACCTCCATCGAGTAAACGAATGGAGTTGTGCAACGAAATTTTGAGTGAGATAAGAAGAGATTGGTTGCATTTTCGACCGAAGACACCGACAGAAGAGTTGGATGATTTTAATGAACCTATAGCGCCTGCGGCGGCGACTACCGTCGAAGGTGGTGGCGAAGCACCAGCCACTAAACCAGCTGTTGGCTTTTCGGCTATGACACCGATTTCGATTGAAATGCAGCGTTTGAGTCGATGTGCAAGTCCTCCATCGGCGATGTTTCaagaaaacaacggcaacagtACTTCAGCGGGTTTGTGGGAAAGTGCTTCTGATGATGCACTTTTCGTCACAAATCCCTTCACATACACCGATTTGGAGCCTGATTCTCAGTTGCTTCCATCAGTGTTTGCGGCCAACTATCTTAGTAAATCTGCTAACGAAAATAATCTCGATAGCGATGGACCTAATGTTGGCATAGATTTGAATCTAAGCGGTGATAGTTTAGCTGACATGAATTTCTCCCTCGGTGAGGACGACAACGAAAAAATGCTGGACAACATTTTGCAAGAGTGCCAAATAGACGACCTTAAGACGCTCAATCAAACAACGACCTTTTGGAATGGCATTCTCGACGACGGCGGCGCTGGCTTGCTTGACTGTATCGAAGAAAAGAAATTGCCCAGTGATGTGACGAACAAACTTGGAGAGGCGGGTGGTGATGGTGCAGGCACTGATATCGCACTGGAAGATGACAAGGATGGCGTAAAGGCTGCGATAAATAAGTTTAATAATAGTAATTTTGGTAGTTCGACATTCTCCACGATAAACGGTCTGAAGGATGagatattctttaaaaaagaagaaatcaaAGAGAAGCTACCGGAGGTCAATAAAATAGAGCCGCCTGATGAAATTTTAGCATCGCCTCCACCTCCACCTGTTCCGTCGTCATCATCGACAACAGCAGCGGCATTATCTATAGCACAACCACCCGCCCATCAACAAATTCAAATAATGCAGCAGCAAGGACTGCTGCCGACATCTGAATTTACTGGAAACACATCTTTAGGTCATTCATCAGGTCAGAGGACTGCTTTAAGAGTTGTTCAAcaccatcaacaacaacaacaacagcagcaacaacatctCCTGCAACAAAATTTGCAGCTTCAACAAAAGAATCTAGTAACGCCGGCTGTTACACAGGGTGCCATGGTCTCTCGTCCCCATGTTCTTACATCAATGGCGGCTACAACCAATCATACCACCATATTTGCAACTCAACAAGACTCCAATGCAAACGGTGGCGGTAGCGGTAGTAATATGCCACAGAAAATCTATCTTAAACAAAGCAACTGCAATGTTGGTGGTGTTGTCAACACCAATCAAGTTCCTAATAATGTTAATCAACAACAGAATGCAGTCATATTGGCCAATGTGAAACTGGACAATGAAATAACATGTGATAATCTGGGGAATACTATTATTTCAAGTAATGGCCCAAATCATAGTGGTGGTAGTGGTTTGGTCGATGCAGGCGGAGGAGGGAGTTCGAGTGGCAATGGAAATATGATAATGACCGATAATATGATGAGTCATCAGACACCGATGATTGTGACGACTTCAAAAccacaacagcagcaacaacaacagcagcaacaacaacaaacacagCAAATAGTTTGGCGACACGTTGGCCAAGGTGGATCTGGTATTTTATCAACTGATGCAActgcaaataaaattgtttggacAAGTCGACCAGCCGGACAAAAGAAACAATTGAATGGGCCAGAGg TGCTGGATAAACTTTTACTGAGTCGCAAACTTTCACAGCGGAAGGTTCAAATCgctcatcaacaacaacaacagcagcagcaacaacaatcCCAACAACAACAGTATCAAGTTATCAAAACTGAAGACGACACAAACTCTACAACAATGGTTGATGTCAACAatcaaacaacacaaaaaactcTTCCAACTGGAAAAGTAATCAAAATGTCTTCATATCCAGTTGTGGTCTCAGAATTAAGTGTTCAACAGCAACAGAACTCTGCTGCAGTTGCAGCAAACCACAATTACAGTTTGCAACCCTCATCACAGCCTATCACCATGATTAGCCAGCATTCTAATACCGGTGGAGTGGCTGGACCGAGTGCCAACAAACTGATACTCAGTACATCGGGTCCATCGGGTAATGTCACAAGTACTAGCAATTTCACAATTGCCACATCGTCTGGTGGAGATATGCAAAATAAAATCCACTACAAAGAGATTTCCAATACGAATCTCAAGTTGAATTTTGTATCAACTAGTTCAATACAACAGGGTAATATTGTTGTCGACTCGAAGAATACAATAAGCGCGCAGCAATTAAACAATCAGCAGTTAAAAACagcccaacaacaacaacagcagcaacaacagcagcaacaacaacagcaaataCAACTGCAAAAAATGAAACGCGATCGAATAGTAAACATCATTGGAGGCGAGACTCCCGACAACAAACGAGTCTTCTACACCAGCTTATTGAATCTAAAATCCCTTCAGAAAAACAACTCTGGGCAAATGCAAATGCAGATCTCACCCGGTATGACTACAGTTCTGGGCAAACAACAACTACAGCGCATTGCCAACAATCCAGCTTTGTTTGCCAACATGCGCGTTCCAATATCCAATCAAGTTGTAAATACCCAAACTGGGGCCTCTGTGTCGGTGGCTGGCACCACAACAGCAATGTACACAACATCTGCTTCGCCAAAGACCTCCTCCAATGAGATATCAGTGAAAATCAACAACAATTCCAACGACATGGCAACAACTTCGTCCAACATGAATGCAGGCTCATCAGCGACAGGAAGCAacacaaccaacaacaacaataacaacaacaacaataactcACTCTCGGCAGGCATCAATCTAAATACAACCAATAGGTGA